A genomic segment from Geitlerinema sp. PCC 7407 encodes:
- a CDS encoding iron uptake porin codes for MVKVVMMGLWGLVGWMLAIGMLPVEAEELEAVREEAQSLGEPRTSEPLEQMMSVSQLKDVEPTDWAFQALQALVERYGCVTGLPDGTFRGDRALGRYEFAAGLSACLDWLTERIDTLADKDFVSPGDLATLRRLQEEFEVELTTLRGRLINLEASTTALEAQQFSTTTRLNGLVFFNLTGAGAGDEVQAEGPRVFSAARDPGTGQPVVRQVDDPEITFSTLAWLTLNSSFTGKDNLRLNLAVGNGDSPANQYVSAGLYNTYGVPFTDQAPSAPNDVVVRDFEYLFPVGDRLRLVVGPRINWYRYFDENAFTLFLNGASSFNASGGTLVNAVDRGAGAVALWPISDKIRLNFGYLGENTEFLPGSVFNSSSNPQQGLFGGTYTATAELVVSPTPRANLRLLYTRSRLQQIGGLVGGAIGEPLLGLADDGLGGPLYSSTADTFSANFDWQLGDRLGLFGRYAYGSTNIFPKNAALAAGEVNAQSFQLGLAFPDLGKEGALGTLSFGVPFDVLEGRRYLVSGGGNGGAQYEVEATYFYPLTENIAIAPAFYVIGNPNNFDDNPTIFVGNLRTQFSF; via the coding sequence ATGGTCAAGGTTGTAATGATGGGGCTTTGGGGACTGGTGGGCTGGATGCTGGCGATAGGCATGCTGCCGGTCGAGGCGGAGGAACTGGAGGCTGTCCGGGAGGAGGCCCAATCCCTTGGGGAACCCAGGACGTCAGAGCCCCTAGAGCAGATGATGAGCGTGTCTCAGCTCAAGGATGTAGAGCCGACGGACTGGGCGTTTCAGGCGCTGCAGGCGCTGGTGGAGCGCTATGGCTGCGTGACGGGGTTGCCCGACGGGACGTTTCGGGGCGATCGCGCCCTTGGACGCTACGAGTTTGCGGCGGGCCTCAGCGCCTGCCTTGACTGGCTGACCGAGCGGATCGACACTCTGGCGGACAAGGACTTTGTCTCCCCAGGGGATCTGGCTACCCTTCGCCGCCTCCAAGAAGAGTTTGAGGTTGAGCTGACGACCTTGCGAGGCCGGCTGATCAACCTGGAGGCGAGCACGACGGCGCTAGAGGCGCAGCAATTTTCGACGACGACCCGGCTCAATGGCTTGGTGTTTTTCAACCTGACGGGGGCGGGTGCCGGGGACGAGGTGCAGGCGGAGGGACCGAGAGTCTTTTCGGCGGCCCGCGATCCGGGCACGGGCCAGCCCGTGGTGCGCCAGGTGGACGATCCGGAGATTACCTTCAGCACCTTGGCGTGGCTGACGCTCAATAGCTCCTTCACGGGGAAAGACAATCTGCGGCTCAACCTGGCAGTGGGCAATGGCGATTCGCCCGCGAATCAGTACGTGTCAGCGGGGCTCTACAACACCTATGGGGTGCCGTTTACGGACCAAGCGCCCAGCGCGCCTAATGATGTGGTGGTTCGGGATTTTGAGTATCTGTTTCCGGTGGGCGATCGCCTGCGTTTGGTGGTGGGGCCGCGGATCAACTGGTATCGCTACTTTGATGAAAACGCGTTTACGCTCTTTTTGAACGGGGCCAGCAGCTTCAATGCCAGCGGTGGAACGCTGGTTAACGCAGTGGATCGAGGCGCGGGTGCGGTGGCGCTGTGGCCCATTAGCGACAAAATTCGCCTGAATTTTGGCTATCTGGGCGAAAATACGGAGTTTTTGCCAGGTAGCGTTTTCAACTCGTCCAGCAACCCTCAGCAGGGGCTGTTTGGCGGTACTTATACGGCTACGGCGGAACTGGTGGTTTCGCCGACTCCTCGGGCAAATCTGCGGCTGCTCTATACGCGATCGCGCCTCCAGCAGATCGGTGGCTTGGTGGGGGGCGCGATCGGGGAGCCGCTGCTGGGGCTGGCGGACGATGGTCTGGGCGGCCCGCTCTACAGCAGCACGGCGGATACTTTCAGCGCCAATTTTGACTGGCAACTGGGCGATCGCCTCGGGCTGTTTGGCCGCTACGCCTACGGCAGCACGAATATTTTTCCCAAAAATGCAGCTTTGGCAGCGGGCGAGGTCAATGCTCAGTCGTTCCAGCTCGGCTTGGCCTTTCCGGATCTGGGCAAGGAGGGAGCGCTGGGAACGCTATCCTTTGGGGTACCGTTTGATGTGCTGGAGGGTCGTCGGTATCTGGTGTCGGGGGGCGGCAACGGTGGCGCCCAATATGAGGTCGAGGCGACCTATTTTTACCCACTAACGGAAAATATCGCGATCGCCCCTGCTTTCTACGTCATCGGCAATCCCAATAATTTTGATGACAATCCGACGATTTTTGTCGGTAATTTGCGAACTCAGTTTAGTTTCTAG
- a CDS encoding GNAT family N-acetyltransferase, with protein sequence MTLVTRLLQAHEISDADRVFRLAFGTFLGLPNPQDFMGDATYLEHRWHMDPSAAFAAEKAGRLVGSNVAVCWGSFGFFGPLSVHPDLWDHSIGQKLVAAVVDRLDEWGVTHAGLFTFARSPKHHALYQKFDFWPQHLTVVLAKAIAPGQTLADEARYTRLSEDQQAEALAAARALTHGLYDGLDLSREIEAIAAHNLGEVVLLWDEAGLAGFAVCHCGPQTEAGSDTCYIKFAAVRSGPQASQNFDRLVQQCEALASAENLTKLSAGVNTARVQAYRQMLAAGYRVELVGVAMERLPRSGHNRPEVFALDDWR encoded by the coding sequence ATGACGCTTGTAACCCGACTGCTCCAGGCCCACGAAATTTCCGATGCCGATCGCGTTTTTCGGCTGGCCTTTGGGACGTTTCTCGGTCTCCCAAATCCCCAGGACTTTATGGGAGATGCGACCTATCTTGAGCACCGCTGGCACATGGACCCCAGCGCTGCTTTTGCGGCGGAGAAGGCTGGCAGACTGGTGGGCTCCAATGTGGCGGTTTGCTGGGGAAGTTTTGGCTTTTTTGGCCCCTTGAGCGTGCATCCGGACCTGTGGGATCACAGCATTGGCCAAAAGCTGGTGGCGGCGGTGGTCGATCGCCTCGATGAATGGGGGGTTACCCATGCGGGCCTGTTCACCTTTGCCCGCAGCCCCAAGCACCACGCCCTGTATCAGAAATTCGACTTTTGGCCCCAGCACCTGACGGTAGTGCTGGCCAAGGCGATCGCCCCTGGCCAAACCCTGGCAGATGAGGCCCGCTATACGCGCCTATCTGAGGACCAGCAGGCCGAGGCCCTGGCGGCGGCTCGCGCGCTGACCCACGGGCTCTACGACGGGCTGGATCTGTCGCGGGAGATCGAGGCGATCGCCGCCCACAACCTTGGCGAAGTCGTGCTGCTGTGGGATGAGGCCGGTTTGGCAGGCTTTGCCGTTTGCCACTGCGGCCCGCAAACTGAGGCGGGCAGCGACACCTGCTACATCAAATTTGCGGCGGTGCGCTCCGGCCCCCAGGCGAGCCAGAACTTTGATCGGCTGGTGCAGCAGTGTGAGGCCCTGGCCAGTGCCGAAAACCTGACGAAACTCAGCGCCGGGGTGAACACCGCCCGGGTGCAGGCCTACCGCCAGATGCTGGCGGCGGGCTACCGCGTCGAGCTGGTGGGCGTTGCCATGGAGCGCCTGCCCCGCTCGGGCCACAATCGCCCCGAGGTCTTTGCCCTGGACGACTGGCGCTAG
- a CDS encoding aspartate carbamoyltransferase catalytic subunit, with protein sequence MATPAWNRRHILSLLDFTVSEYETVLQTTASFREVMARPTKKVPALQGQVVTNLFFEPSTRTRSSFELAAKWLSADTINFAPGSSSLSKGETILDTAKTYLAMGTDMMVIRHKESGVPAAIAAEMDRLGVRVGVLNAGDGLHEHPSQALLDLFTLCSHLDPQNPRPELLQGKKIAIVGDILHSRVARSNLWSLTACGAEVHLAGPPTLLPKLFGTMYEEMAAQQPWRSGKVFLHWSLEAALEDADFVMTLRLQKERMTQHLLPSLREYHLRFGITRDRLQRCRPEVQVLHPGPVNRGVELSSDLMDDPNLSLIAQQVTNGVAVRMALLYLMGSSKL encoded by the coding sequence ATGGCTACTCCCGCCTGGAATCGGCGACATATTCTTTCCCTGTTAGATTTCACCGTTTCTGAGTACGAGACGGTTTTGCAGACCACCGCCAGCTTCCGGGAGGTGATGGCTCGGCCGACCAAAAAGGTGCCCGCCCTGCAAGGTCAGGTGGTGACCAACCTTTTCTTTGAGCCTTCGACGCGCACCCGCAGCAGCTTTGAGCTGGCGGCCAAGTGGCTCTCGGCGGACACGATCAACTTTGCGCCCGGCAGTTCGTCGCTGTCGAAGGGCGAAACGATTTTGGATACGGCCAAGACCTATCTGGCGATGGGGACGGACATGATGGTGATCCGTCACAAGGAGTCGGGGGTGCCAGCGGCGATCGCGGCGGAAATGGACCGGCTGGGGGTGCGGGTCGGCGTCCTGAATGCGGGGGACGGCCTGCACGAGCATCCCTCTCAGGCGCTGCTGGACCTGTTTACGCTGTGCAGCCACCTCGACCCCCAAAATCCGCGTCCCGAGCTGCTTCAGGGCAAGAAAATTGCCATTGTTGGCGATATTTTGCACTCGCGGGTGGCCCGCTCCAATCTCTGGAGCCTGACTGCCTGCGGGGCAGAGGTGCATCTGGCGGGGCCGCCGACCCTGCTGCCCAAGCTGTTTGGGACGATGTACGAGGAGATGGCGGCTCAGCAGCCCTGGCGATCGGGCAAGGTGTTTTTGCACTGGTCCCTGGAGGCGGCCCTGGAGGACGCTGATTTTGTGATGACCCTGCGCCTGCAAAAGGAGCGCATGACCCAGCATCTGCTGCCGAGCCTGCGGGAGTACCATCTGCGCTTTGGCATCACGCGCGATCGCCTCCAGCGCTGCCGCCCCGAGGTGCAGGTCTTGCACCCAGGGCCGGTCAACCGAGGCGTGGAGCTGAGCTCGGACCTGATGGACGATCCCAACTTGAGCTTGATCGCTCAGCAGGTGACCAATGGTGTGGCGGTGCGGATGGCGCTGCTGTACCTGATGGGCAGCAGCAAGCTCTAG
- a CDS encoding RNA-guided endonuclease TnpB family protein, with amino-acid sequence MRTAYQHRLRPTSSQVALMGEWLELLRRQYNYRLGERFSWYEQNRCDVTDCPLICHLPELRENPDFYSQKRDLVNSKALFPEYQQIYSQVLQDCIGRVKKTFDRWLRGDCNGKRSGKPRFKGVNRYRSFTFPQVKQDCIQGKQINLPKIGWVKLIQHRPLPEGFKIKTATVSYNVDGWYVTLSLEDASVPILTPDSPSLENTMGIDLGLKSFLVDDSGKEEPIPQHYRKAEKSLKRLQRSLSRKKKGSNRRKKAVKRVAKAHLKVSNQRKDFHYKTANKLLSKGNHVAHEKLNVRGIARSKLAKSTHDAGWGQFLQILAIKAERAGLLTIAVNPSGTSQNCSGCGVKVPKTLQDRLHTCPKCRLMLDRDHNAAINIKYLAVGHSVNKAQETPDGLPGVTEKPTPDTSVSV; translated from the coding sequence GTGAGAACCGCTTACCAGCACCGATTGCGTCCAACCTCCAGTCAAGTCGCCTTAATGGGCGAGTGGCTGGAACTCTTGCGCAGACAGTACAACTATCGTCTTGGTGAGCGGTTCTCTTGGTATGAACAAAACCGCTGCGACGTCACCGATTGCCCGCTAATTTGCCATCTGCCAGAGCTTCGAGAGAATCCTGACTTCTACTCTCAGAAACGAGACCTGGTGAACTCCAAGGCTCTGTTTCCGGAGTACCAGCAGATTTATTCTCAAGTGCTGCAAGATTGCATTGGTCGGGTGAAGAAGACCTTTGACCGCTGGCTCAGAGGAGACTGCAACGGCAAGCGAAGCGGTAAACCTCGGTTTAAGGGAGTAAACCGATATCGCTCATTTACTTTCCCGCAAGTTAAACAGGACTGTATTCAGGGCAAGCAGATCAATCTCCCCAAGATTGGCTGGGTGAAACTAATCCAGCATCGTCCCTTACCGGAAGGCTTCAAGATCAAGACCGCCACCGTCAGCTACAACGTCGATGGCTGGTATGTGACGCTGAGTCTTGAGGACGCATCGGTTCCCATCCTCACGCCTGATAGCCCCAGTCTTGAAAATACGATGGGGATTGACCTGGGCTTGAAGTCGTTTTTGGTGGACGACTCAGGGAAAGAGGAACCTATCCCCCAGCACTACCGCAAAGCCGAAAAGAGCCTGAAGCGGTTGCAGCGCAGTCTTTCACGCAAGAAAAAAGGCTCCAATCGCCGGAAGAAGGCGGTTAAACGCGTTGCCAAGGCGCACCTAAAAGTCTCAAATCAGCGCAAAGACTTTCACTACAAGACCGCAAACAAGCTTTTATCCAAAGGAAATCATGTTGCTCATGAAAAGCTGAATGTTCGAGGCATTGCCAGAAGCAAGCTGGCGAAGTCAACTCATGATGCTGGCTGGGGCCAGTTCCTGCAAATTCTGGCAATCAAGGCTGAAAGAGCCGGGTTGCTAACGATTGCGGTGAATCCCAGCGGTACGTCTCAGAACTGCTCTGGCTGCGGAGTCAAGGTTCCCAAGACACTTCAGGACAGGCTGCATACCTGTCCTAAGTGTAGGTTGATGCTGGACCGTGACCACAATGCAGCGATCAACATCAAGTATTTGGCGGTAGGGCATTCCGTCAATAAAGCTCAGGAAACGCCCGATGGGTTACCAGGGGTCACTGAGAAGCCTACACCGGATACGTCAGTATCGGTGTAG
- a CDS encoding ATP-binding sensor histidine kinase yields the protein MMDVLISVPGYTLNELIYSSSRTLVYRGCRESDQMPVVVKLLKNLYPSLAELAQFKNQYTLVKYLNLPGVVRPYSLEHYQNRLALVMEDFGGIPLRDYFLVDGKVRSLAEFFDTAIAIATILDGLYQHQVIHKDIKPTNILIHPVTRQVKLTDFSIASRLLRETQTATSPAVLEGTLAYVSPEQTGRMNRGVDYRTDFYSLGVTFYELLTGHLPFQSEDPLELVHCHIAKQPAPIIYRNPEVPAILSDIVRKLMAKNAEDRYQSALGLRHDLEICQRQWQHSGSIQAFPLAERDVCDRFVIPEKLYGRESEVHTLLDAFERVQQGATELMLVSGFSGIGKTAVINEVHKPIVRQRGYFIKGKFDQFQRDIPFSALVQALRDLMDQLLTESDRQIEQWQSKILAALGENGQVIIDVIPELEQIIGPQPPVSELSGSAVQNRFNLLFQKFIQVFTSQEHPLVIFLDDLQWADTASLKLMQLLLSEADSHYLLVIGAYRDNEVTAAHPLMLTIDMLRQAEVSIRAIALSPLSGQDLNQLVAETLSELPENVQLLTDLIYQRTQGNPFFSSQFFKSLYEDKLITFDYSSGCWQWRLSDIRTLSFTEDVVEFVAAQLQKLPTQTQEVLKLAACVGNQFDLSTLAIVSERSLAEVAQDLWPALKENLILPQGDSYKLFQEEDFGSQAGHLEVNQSHFSNAFSESLEAESCVYKFLHDRVQQAAYSLIPIDQKQATHQAMGQLLLRNIPVAEWEEKIFEIVNQLNMGMELIENDSDRHQLAQLNAIAGQKAKSSTAYTLAIKYFQSGISLLSDNAWSNHYELALTLHEDAAEAAYLDGRFEKVNIFANPVIIHGQTALDQVKVHDAIIQSFGAQNKALEAVSIALGFLEKLGFSLPLNPTQQDIQQDLERINQILADRPIEELIDLPMMTEARSLAAMRILASITAFSYQVVPELFLLVVSQQIYLSIHDGNAPFSAFAYASYGLILCEVLGDIEAGYQFGKLGTDLLSKVSAKAVTTKTIQTFNGLVRHWKDHLQDTIKPLLETYSVGLETGDLEFAAYSLRTCSYAAYFMGRDLSILQQEIAAYSEAIRQMKQTGTLYWNELYRQVVLNLQGQSDHPCQITGVAYSEETILPLHLEANDVCTLMHFYFCKLQLFYLFGDYAQAWHFAGKAEQCLAGVAGQSIIPIFCFYQSLTALAQIPEAAPEDQAALFGKVAQNQVKLKKWAYHSPANYLHKYELVQAEEMRVLGQMAQAVDLYDCAIADAQANEYLQEEALANELAAKFYLTWEKEAIAKAYLANAYYDYVRWGAIAKVKFLEQHYSHLLTSVLQPEESTTPVRVRTTTTGSDRSSSTMSEALDLATVMKASQVLSGEIELEKLLETLIKVVLENAGAETCVLLLRHEDRWVIAAEQTPNTQSTVMLSSLNCFSAASTEVSLESLSKETAESSGSIPQSVINYVARTAETLVLDDARSATNFASDRYILTHQPKSLLCTPIHNQGKLIGILYLENNLTTGAFTRNRLEILRLLTVQAAISLQNSLLYHNLSIAKVQLEDANCTLENKVQQRTEELHEKNQRLSSTLEELRRTQTQLIQTEKMSSLGQMVAGIAHEINNPINFIYGNIAHANEYFKDMLHLVEQYQHYYPEPHEAIAAELEEIDFEFLRNDLQKLLQSMKLGADRIRQIILSLRNFSRLDEAEMKPVDIHEGIESTLLILQHRLKEKNHRSSISLIRDYGTLPRVTCYASQMNQVLMNVLNNAIDAMEERRHQDENYHPEIRIRTGLKDDQALTIEIMDNGAGMPEEVKKRLFDPFFTTKPVGKGTGLGLSICYAIIEKHKGSMKISSEVGRGTKILISIPVRYSADNQSVA from the coding sequence ATGATGGACGTGTTGATCAGTGTTCCCGGCTATACCCTCAACGAGTTAATTTACAGCAGTTCTAGAACGTTGGTTTATCGCGGGTGTCGTGAGAGCGATCAGATGCCCGTAGTCGTTAAGCTGCTCAAAAATCTCTACCCTAGTCTGGCTGAGCTTGCGCAGTTCAAAAACCAGTACACCCTCGTCAAGTATCTAAATCTGCCAGGGGTTGTTCGTCCCTACAGCCTTGAGCATTATCAAAATCGCCTCGCTTTGGTGATGGAAGACTTTGGGGGAATTCCCCTCAGAGACTATTTTTTGGTGGATGGTAAAGTGCGATCGCTGGCGGAGTTTTTCGACACTGCGATCGCGATCGCTACTATTCTAGATGGGCTTTATCAGCATCAGGTTATTCATAAAGATATTAAGCCCACAAACATTCTGATTCATCCCGTTACTCGGCAGGTCAAGCTGACAGATTTCAGCATCGCTTCTAGACTGCTCCGAGAAACTCAAACTGCAACGAGTCCAGCCGTTTTGGAAGGCACCCTAGCTTACGTCTCTCCGGAGCAAACCGGTCGCATGAACCGGGGAGTCGACTATCGGACTGATTTTTATTCTTTGGGTGTGACATTTTACGAACTGCTGACCGGTCATTTGCCATTCCAGTCAGAGGATCCCTTAGAGCTGGTGCACTGCCACATTGCAAAGCAGCCTGCTCCCATTATTTATCGCAATCCAGAGGTGCCAGCCATTCTTTCGGATATTGTCCGAAAGTTGATGGCCAAAAATGCTGAAGATCGCTATCAAAGTGCTTTGGGACTGCGTCACGACTTAGAGATTTGTCAACGACAGTGGCAGCACAGCGGCAGTATTCAAGCTTTTCCGCTGGCGGAGCGAGACGTCTGCGATCGCTTTGTGATTCCCGAAAAGCTCTACGGGCGGGAGTCAGAAGTTCATACTTTGCTGGACGCCTTCGAGCGGGTGCAGCAGGGCGCTACTGAACTGATGCTGGTTTCGGGCTTTTCAGGCATTGGCAAAACCGCCGTTATCAATGAGGTGCACAAGCCCATTGTGCGCCAGCGAGGATATTTCATTAAAGGGAAATTCGATCAGTTTCAGCGCGATATTCCCTTCTCTGCGCTAGTACAGGCACTGCGCGATCTTATGGATCAGCTGCTGACAGAAAGCGATCGCCAAATTGAGCAGTGGCAGAGCAAAATTTTGGCGGCCCTAGGGGAGAATGGTCAGGTCATTATTGACGTTATTCCTGAACTAGAGCAGATCATTGGTCCGCAACCGCCCGTTTCGGAGCTGAGCGGCAGCGCAGTTCAAAATCGCTTTAACTTACTCTTCCAAAAGTTCATTCAGGTCTTCACGTCTCAAGAGCATCCCCTAGTGATTTTCTTGGATGACTTGCAGTGGGCAGATACTGCTTCTCTGAAGCTGATGCAGCTTTTGCTGAGCGAGGCTGATAGCCACTATTTGCTAGTCATTGGCGCTTATCGGGACAATGAGGTGACGGCGGCCCATCCCCTCATGCTCACGATTGATATGCTGCGTCAGGCCGAGGTCAGCATTCGTGCGATCGCCCTATCCCCTCTCAGTGGCCAGGATCTCAATCAGCTCGTTGCAGAAACATTGAGCGAGCTGCCAGAGAATGTCCAATTGCTGACGGATTTGATTTATCAAAGAACTCAGGGCAATCCATTTTTTAGCAGCCAGTTCTTCAAGTCTCTCTATGAAGATAAGCTCATCACGTTTGACTACAGCAGTGGCTGCTGGCAATGGCGCTTAAGCGATATTCGCACCCTATCTTTCACAGAAGATGTGGTCGAGTTTGTGGCGGCTCAGCTTCAGAAGCTACCAACTCAAACTCAAGAGGTTCTAAAGCTGGCCGCTTGTGTCGGAAATCAGTTTGATCTATCGACTTTAGCGATCGTTTCAGAACGATCTTTAGCCGAGGTTGCTCAAGATCTTTGGCCTGCTCTCAAAGAGAACTTGATTTTGCCTCAGGGAGATAGCTATAAGCTCTTTCAAGAAGAAGACTTTGGCAGCCAAGCTGGTCATTTAGAGGTCAACCAGAGCCATTTCTCAAACGCCTTCTCTGAAAGTCTAGAGGCCGAATCTTGCGTTTATAAGTTTTTGCATGATCGTGTCCAGCAAGCTGCTTATTCTTTGATTCCCATAGACCAGAAGCAGGCAACCCATCAGGCCATGGGGCAGCTTCTGCTTCGGAATATTCCGGTTGCTGAGTGGGAGGAAAAAATCTTTGAGATCGTCAATCAGCTCAATATGGGAATGGAGCTGATTGAGAATGATAGCGATCGCCATCAGCTCGCTCAGCTAAATGCGATCGCCGGTCAAAAGGCAAAGAGCTCAACCGCTTACACCCTAGCCATCAAATATTTTCAGAGCGGAATCTCTCTTTTGTCAGACAATGCTTGGTCAAATCACTACGAGCTAGCGCTGACCTTGCATGAAGATGCTGCCGAAGCAGCCTATCTAGATGGGCGGTTTGAGAAGGTCAATATCTTTGCCAATCCAGTCATTATTCATGGCCAAACAGCCTTAGATCAGGTCAAAGTGCATGATGCAATTATTCAGTCCTTTGGAGCCCAAAACAAGGCTTTAGAAGCAGTTTCGATCGCTCTAGGCTTCCTGGAAAAGCTAGGCTTTAGTCTACCGCTCAACCCAACGCAGCAAGACATTCAGCAAGACCTCGAGAGAATCAATCAAATTTTGGCTGACCGGCCAATTGAGGAACTGATTGATTTGCCGATGATGACCGAGGCGCGATCGCTGGCAGCGATGCGAATCTTAGCGAGCATTACGGCCTTTTCCTATCAAGTGGTTCCCGAGCTATTTCTGCTAGTTGTTAGTCAACAGATTTATCTATCGATTCACGACGGCAACGCACCCTTTTCTGCCTTTGCCTACGCAAGCTATGGCTTGATTTTGTGTGAGGTCTTAGGCGATATCGAGGCAGGCTATCAGTTTGGCAAGCTAGGAACTGATCTACTGTCAAAAGTGTCTGCCAAGGCAGTTACAACCAAAACAATTCAAACTTTCAATGGCTTAGTTCGTCATTGGAAAGATCACCTTCAAGATACGATCAAACCCCTGCTAGAAACCTACTCAGTGGGTCTAGAAACAGGAGATCTTGAGTTTGCCGCCTACTCTCTCAGGACCTGTTCCTATGCAGCTTACTTTATGGGGCGAGATCTTTCTATTTTGCAACAGGAGATCGCCGCCTACAGCGAAGCGATCCGACAGATGAAGCAGACCGGTACGCTCTATTGGAATGAGCTGTATCGACAAGTTGTTTTGAACTTGCAGGGTCAATCAGATCATCCTTGCCAAATTACGGGGGTCGCGTACAGCGAAGAAACGATTTTGCCACTGCATCTTGAGGCAAATGATGTTTGCACCTTGATGCATTTTTACTTCTGCAAGCTACAGCTTTTCTATCTGTTTGGTGATTATGCCCAGGCTTGGCATTTCGCGGGTAAAGCCGAACAGTGCTTAGCCGGAGTCGCGGGTCAGAGCATTATTCCCATCTTTTGTTTCTATCAGTCCCTGACAGCCCTCGCCCAAATTCCAGAAGCAGCACCTGAGGATCAGGCAGCTTTATTTGGAAAAGTTGCCCAAAATCAGGTCAAGCTCAAAAAGTGGGCGTACCATTCACCCGCTAACTATTTGCATAAATACGAACTAGTTCAGGCAGAGGAAATGCGGGTTCTCGGGCAGATGGCCCAGGCGGTCGATCTTTATGACTGCGCGATCGCCGATGCTCAAGCTAATGAGTATTTGCAAGAGGAGGCACTAGCCAATGAGCTAGCAGCCAAGTTCTATCTAACTTGGGAAAAAGAGGCGATCGCCAAGGCCTATTTAGCCAATGCCTATTATGACTATGTTCGCTGGGGAGCGATCGCCAAAGTCAAGTTTTTGGAGCAGCATTATTCCCATCTTCTGACTTCGGTTTTGCAACCCGAAGAAAGCACAACTCCGGTCAGAGTTCGCACCACGACAACGGGGAGCGATCGCAGCAGTTCGACCATGTCTGAGGCCTTGGATCTGGCAACGGTCATGAAGGCATCTCAAGTTCTTTCTGGCGAAATTGAGCTTGAGAAACTGCTAGAAACGCTGATTAAAGTAGTCCTCGAAAATGCAGGAGCGGAAACTTGTGTTCTGCTTTTGCGCCACGAAGATCGATGGGTCATTGCGGCGGAGCAGACGCCCAATACCCAATCAACGGTCATGCTAAGCAGCCTCAACTGTTTCTCTGCGGCCTCTACCGAGGTATCGCTGGAAAGCTTGTCCAAGGAGACTGCTGAGAGCAGCGGCAGTATCCCGCAATCGGTGATCAATTATGTCGCTCGCACCGCTGAAACCCTGGTTTTAGATGATGCTCGAAGCGCGACCAATTTTGCCAGCGATCGCTATATTTTGACGCATCAGCCCAAGAGTTTGTTGTGCACCCCGATTCACAACCAAGGCAAGCTGATTGGCATTCTCTATCTTGAGAACAATCTCACAACTGGTGCCTTTACCCGCAATCGACTGGAAATCCTGCGGCTTCTGACGGTGCAAGCAGCTATTTCTTTGCAAAATTCTTTGCTGTATCACAATCTCAGCATTGCCAAAGTTCAGCTAGAAGATGCCAATTGCACTCTTGAAAATAAAGTCCAGCAGCGAACTGAGGAACTCCACGAAAAAAATCAGCGGCTCTCCAGCACCCTCGAAGAACTACGGCGAACTCAGACGCAGCTCATTCAGACCGAAAAAATGTCTTCCCTCGGCCAGATGGTAGCTGGAATCGCCCATGAAATTAATAACCCAATTAATTTCATCTATGGCAACATTGCCCACGCCAATGAGTACTTCAAAGACATGCTGCATCTGGTAGAGCAGTACCAGCACTATTACCCAGAGCCCCACGAGGCGATCGCCGCAGAGCTAGAAGAAATTGACTTTGAGTTTCTGCGCAATGATCTCCAAAAGCTGCTGCAATCGATGAAGCTGGGGGCGGATCGAATTCGTCAAATTATTCTGTCCCTGCGCAATTTCTCGCGGCTCGATGAGGCCGAAATGAAGCCCGTTGATATCCACGAAGGGATCGAGAGCACGCTCCTCATTTTGCAGCATCGACTGAAAGAGAAAAATCATCGATCGTCCATCTCTTTGATTCGCGACTATGGGACGCTTCCGAGAGTTACCTGCTATGCGAGCCAGATGAATCAGGTTTTGATGAATGTCTTGAACAATGCCATTGACGCGATGGAAGAGCGTCGTCACCAGGACGAAAATTATCATCCTGAAATTCGAATTCGCACCGGTCTCAAAGACGATCAGGCTCTGACAATCGAGATTATGGACAATGGCGCTGGCATGCCCGAGGAGGTCAAAAAACGGCTCTTTGATCCTTTCTTCACAACCAAACCGGTTGGCAAAGGAACAGGTCTAGGCCTATCGATTTGCTATGCCATTATCGAGAAGCACAAGGGATCGATGAAGATTAGCTCTGAGGTGGGCAGAGGAACGAAGATTCTGATCTCAATTCCTGTGCGATACAGCGCTGACAATCAGTCTGTCGCGTGA